AGGTGATTCACAGTATATTGAAAGCTAGCTGGATCAGAATACAGCTTTTGAAACCATAGGCAGAGCAGAAGTAATTCTATAACTTTTCCATGGGGTTTTGAGTTCTATAAATTTAACTAATTACTCTTATACCCTTTTGTGTTTCTATTCCAGCCTGTAATAAGTCCCACTGTCTTTTgctaaatatttataatttatctCTCATTTTCTTACTGCAGCAACTTTTTTGTCTGCAAATTTAATCTCGGTTACTTGATTAACCACTTTGCTTGACCAGGATCTTATTCATCTCACAAGCAGAAGTCTTTCCagtttaacttttttctttttttttccagtagcaGGTGTGATTTGCAGCACTTTGACCTGAAAATCTGAGCTGATTTGCTGTCTTTGATATTAAAGTATACCCATACATTTATGCCATTAAACCAACCTTGTACATATGAATATATATGCAATCAGAAATTCGTCTTAGCTGAGAGAAAGAAGTAGTAAAATCAAATGATACATGTTTGAAGCAGACATCTTAAAATTATGACAACCAtcaaaattttggttttgctattAGAGCAAATTTGATACTTAAAAACATACTTATATTATCAAATATTGATAGCAGTTGTTGCTCTGAAGAGTTCATTTGTAATACCTCTCATACACAATATTTTCAACCCCCCCAAATTTATTAGCTTGGTAAGTTGGAAGTTTATACAGCCTCATAGCTTATTTACTGAATTTCAGCATATTTCTCTCAGAAAATTGACTGCTTAGTAATTTTTCCCTGCACTTATGTGTCATAACATCAAGTTGTCCAGCTACAGTTAAAATTCAACAGATCTTTACAGAATTGGGGGAAAACTCACTATTATTCAAGAATTATATGACACAGCTTTCTAAAATTCCTCAGCAAACTGCTTCTAAAATCGATTATTACCAGCTGAATTCAGTGCATAAGTCTGATGTAATCAGACTTATTATGAAAcaccttttttaaaatctgtttatcTCAGTGTAGCACTACTTAAAGCCCTGGTTCAggttaaaaatatttgagacaTATTGATGGCCAAGGTTGTGCTGTGTTTGAATACACtcaaaaattttattaatctgGGTTTTGGTCACCAGGATTAGTTATTTTGTCTAAAAATgacttctcttttcttcagagGGTAAGAAAAGATATATTCCTAAAGCAACCTAATGGGACCATTTTTTAGGAAACCTTTATAGAAACAAAGACTATCCACTATTctaatacatttaaaaaactATAGTTCTAGGTTCATTACCCTTAAAAAGGGGGCAATTAATCACACTTCCATAATGTTAAGTATTGTACTGTGCTCTTAAATGCAAGATGAACATATGAAACTTTGCTGTCTTTTGAAGTGTTACACACATTTCTATCTGGAACAACAAATTATGTTCTTAAAATTTTGtctgacatttaaaaattgtttcctcattttccaAATAGGTTAAACAATGAAgataatgttaaaaataaaaaaagaaaatataaaaatgactACTTCAAGTGAAAGACTGGGACATGTTTCacagaaaatgtggaaaatcttgttttaaatttataataaGCAATCAAATACTCTTCAGTGCACATAATTAGTATATCTATTATAATTTGCAACTGAGTACTGatgactgctgctgctgatcttTTAAAATCTCTTACAAAATATAAATAGGATAGCTAAAAGAGAATAACTGATAAACCATGATGTGAgattctcttttccttcctttttttctcttttcctttcctctccactTGGACTGAAGTCCTTTCTGGCTTCTTCAAAAAAATGCACACACGCacccacacacacccacacacaccccCCACAAATTAATTCCAAAAccatttttctaaatttccAATGGACTTGTATTCCTGGTGTCTTTTCACGTGATCACAAGCAAGACACGCATGTGATTCCCAGAACCTAGGAAGATGCACTGAAAAATCCTTCTTCCAGTTGAAATAACTAAGATACATCTTATTATTTTTGTCAAGCATCAGAAGATATTCTGCCAGCTCTCTGGGGGAGAGAAAATCTTCCACATGTATGAAAGAGTCTGCTGGAATGTAATTCTCGTAATTTTCTCTGGAAGGGCCCAGTACAACTGGTACTGATCCAGCCAGAAGAGCATTGTAGAGTTTCTCAGTAATGTAATCTTTGTGGATtgaattttcaaaggaaaggtAGAATTTGCACGTGGAGATAGTTGGAATCAGGTTTTTGTCATTGACGTAGTCTCCAAAGGCTTGTCCGTAGGTGTGGATTTCAATGTATTTGCTGAGCTCGTTGTAATACTTGACTCGAGCGTGCTCAGGGTTCCAGTTACTCACAACCCAACAGACCAAGTTTTCCTTACTTGGTACTTCAAATGTGAAGGAACTGGTGCCAACCATCATGAAGCCATAAGGCACCTGGATATCTGAATCACGCCGGTAAGTCAGGGTCAGGTTAAAAAGGTGTTCGATGCCACTCTTTTGTGGAGTATGAGTTGGAGACTCCAAGTTCATCCAAATCCACTTCTGGAACGGTGGCCTGGCTTGCTGAGGTAAATTGGCCAGATCCCAGCTGATGTCTCTGTGATGAATGAGGACAGCGTGGGATCTGTTATAGAGCGAGCGGTCAATAGTCAGATGGCACCCGGGGATGTTGAACATCGTCTGGCAGGACGTCAGATCGAACGTCTGACCAAATGGCCAAACCCAGATCAAGACAGTCGTTTCATTGAGATTATCagttttggaagaaaagaagtTCTTCATTTTCAACACTGAACTGGCTGATTCTATAGGACCAGAAATCCAGCTATTTGTTGGTTtgatataaattaatataaatgcCATGAAACAACCAAGGATAAtgaagataataaaaaatggCCGGAAAATTCCTTTAGATGTCGATGTCATAATttgctctgagaaaaaaaagaggaagagaaaaagagaaaataatatcAGGTAttaaattacatatatatatcttgttaaaataatttagacATCAAATAGATAAAACTTCAATAACACTGAGCTGCAACCTCAGAAATATCTTTTGAATGGAGAGGGCATGGTCTCTTGCACTCTGTGACAAAGTGACAATATTTCTCTTCTTCACTTTAAAAGCTCACTGACAAATTAAAAGCAGGATTTTAATATATCTCATTCTCGGTGAATCAGTACATATTGAGAAGTTTTTTTGCTCACAACCTAAGCCAAACATTTGGAacacagaagacagaaaaaattgCCCTTTAATTCTATCCCTGTGTCTGTATAAAGGATAACATGCTGCAGATTCattgcatttgtatttgtgTGAATGTGGAGGACATAGGATTAGAGGATTGAAAAAGGAAGGGACTAGAACTTTAATTGTGTAGTCAATAAGACTCTTATTAGAAAACTATTTGTGTCTGGTGACTACATAGGGGTGAACATTCATGCCTTCTCCAGGGGACTCCTAAAATACCTAGGAGAGGAAGCACCAGTATCTCATATATTTCccacataaagaaaaataaagagaaataaatataaaatatgttctTGTATATTTCATTATGCTTTTATGTGTTAAAATTAAGGAAAAGTAGATATATGCTGCATCGTTATGAGgcatccttttttttcccatggggAGAGAGGGCTGAGAAGTTCATAGAGCCTCCTTTGTCCTTGCTTTAGTTGTTTCCTCCTGAGAGAAGTGATCAATCTCTTTCCAGAACTACTCTACCATATGGTTCTTGCAAAACCTAACAACCCTAGTTAGGGGTTGTTAATTGCTAACCTTTGATCCTGAATGTAGCCCTAGAACTCACAGATGttctaaaacataaaaaagTTAACCATGCAGCACTATGCCACacaagggaaaaggaggggaagtCAGTTACCAGGAAAAAGTATTCTGAACATACTGGCACACTGTAGATTCTACAATGTGTTACAATTACTCTAAATGTTGTCTGACTTTCCTTTTCTGCACATCTTTcaatttgttgtgttttgtttctttggctAGATAGTGCCACAaaagaatttataaaaaatccatgcctataaatagaaaaatatataatatatagatgcatatatatatatatacacacaattAAAGTCAAAGAAAATTTCAGGCCTTTAAAACCACTTCCACAGCTCATCTCTTCCTACTATGAAATAAATCATTAAATTCAGAATGAAGACATGATTGAATGTGATTCAGGGGTACATTAATAGCACATAACTTTGCAGCCTTTGTGAGTGCAAAAACTGATGTGTAGTGAGTGTAGCACTACAGTTacaacagaaatgttttcacaTTCATTGttgaggaaaggaagaaggagggaACATCACTTAGCTTAGCTTTACTCTAACACTGTATCTTGAAGAAAAGGGAATTGTCACAATATCTCCTGATTTTGGGAAGATGGATGGTTTTAACTCTGGTTTTAGTTATAGTGGTGGATTAACCTTGTCTGGCTGTCAGACCCACCCAGCCACTCTCTCACTGTCTCTCCTCAACAAAATATGGgaagaaaataagatgaaaatCTCATGAGTTGAAGTAAGGATTGGAAAGTCACTTATAAGTTACTTTATGGGCTAAACAGGCTCATCTTGGGGCGAAATAATGTAATTGATTGCCATTTAAAATTGATTTATATTATGAGAGACAaagacaaatattaaaataaatttttccctcttcttccaAGGCTCAGCTTCCTCCTTCATTCCCAACTCTTATACCTCCTACCCActcctgagcagtgcagggggaTAGGAATGTGGGTTTGTGATCAGTCCACAACTATTCCTCTTAGGTCCTTCTTCCTCCTTGTGCATTTCCCTTCCTCCAACATGAGTCTTTCTTAAGGGATGCAattccttcagggaaaaaaaaaaaacttagcTACTGAGTGGACTGTCCATGGGATGCTTCAGGACACATCCACCTGTGGGGTCCtccaccatgggctgcaggggaatcttaGCTCTAGTGCTTGGAGTACATCCCGCTATCCTTCTTCTCTGACCTTGGTGCTCACAAGGTTGTTTCTCACGTTTTTCCCCTCGTTCTAGGTGTAGCCATGCCCTGCAGTGGGTGTGCTGGGATATGCTGGAATTGGCACAGGGTGGCCCTGGCTGCTCTTTGGAGAGGCTGTCCAGAgtccctgctgccagtgcctgggCATTAACACCTCCtacaattatataaaatatatggaaTCTGAGTCTGGTGCTTTTGTCTAGGCCCTTTTTCTGAAGGACATAGTTTAGCAAGCCCTCTCTGATTTCAGCAAAATGATTTTGAGGGGAGTAAAGGAGGGGAACGGTGTGTGTCCATGGCTTTTCCACTTATCCTCATCAGTTTAAATccctctgaaagaaaaatgaggctTTACAGCAACATCACATTGGCTTTTTTTAGCCTGTGTTGATTGTTTCTTGAAATTATGTCTAGAAGGAAGGATATGTCCTATGAGAGCCTGCTTCCCTGCCTTACTACAGAGAAAGGGAGAATGGGACCTCTAAGGAAGAAGGGATTTAGGTTGAACAGCTCTAGGAGATGCAGCTCAAGGAAAAAGCAAGAGGCTGAGCTGATATTCATGTAAAGctgttctttgtttctgtgcttttgaAAGCAATACACAGCACAGGTATAACTTATCACTGAACAGAGAGAGTGAGCTGAGTTTGAACAATAGATTGGGACACGTTTATTTTCAGGAGCTGATAATTTTCTAGGGATTAAAAAGGATgatgaaaaatcagaaacagGATTTTAACATTGTGCCTTGTCACATAGTCACCCTCCAGTTATAAGCCTTTTGACTCAAGTCTCTGACAGGGATTATTTTACACTAAGCTCCTCTGCTAACTAATAATAAACCCCTGCATCATCACATGACAATTCTTACTGCATAGGAAATGACCAGATATTACATCTTCTGTCCTCTGCCTGAAATTCTAGTTCATCCAG
Above is a genomic segment from Zonotrichia leucophrys gambelii isolate GWCS_2022_RI chromosome 3, RI_Zleu_2.0, whole genome shotgun sequence containing:
- the FUT9 gene encoding 4-galactosyl-N-acetylglucosaminide 3-alpha-L-fucosyltransferase 9 isoform X3; amino-acid sequence: MIISVPTFRMLYKEEQIMTSTSKGIFRPFFIIFIILGCFMAFILIYIKPTNSWISGPIESASSVLKMKNFFSSKTDNLNETTVLIWVWPFGQTFDLTSCQTMFNIPGCHLTIDRSLYNRSHAVLIHHRDISWDLANLPQQARPPFQKWIWMNLESPTHTPQKSGIEHLFNLTLTYRRDSDIQVPYGFMMVGTSSFTFEVPSKENLVCWVVSNWNPEHARVKYYNELSKYIEIHTYGQAFGDYVNDKNLIPTISTCKFYLSFENSIHKDYITEKLYNALLAGSVPVVLGPSRENYENYIPADSFIHVEDFLSPRELAEYLLMLDKNNKMYLSYFNWKKDFSVHLPRFWESHACLACDHVKRHQEYKSIGNLEKWFWN
- the FUT9 gene encoding 4-galactosyl-N-acetylglucosaminide 3-alpha-L-fucosyltransferase 9 isoform X1 — protein: MGSESAPRSSPGPAARPCSRARCCSCPAAPRAPGAAPPPPRHPQPPPRTEQIMTSTSKGIFRPFFIIFIILGCFMAFILIYIKPTNSWISGPIESASSVLKMKNFFSSKTDNLNETTVLIWVWPFGQTFDLTSCQTMFNIPGCHLTIDRSLYNRSHAVLIHHRDISWDLANLPQQARPPFQKWIWMNLESPTHTPQKSGIEHLFNLTLTYRRDSDIQVPYGFMMVGTSSFTFEVPSKENLVCWVVSNWNPEHARVKYYNELSKYIEIHTYGQAFGDYVNDKNLIPTISTCKFYLSFENSIHKDYITEKLYNALLAGSVPVVLGPSRENYENYIPADSFIHVEDFLSPRELAEYLLMLDKNNKMYLSYFNWKKDFSVHLPRFWESHACLACDHVKRHQEYKSIGNLEKWFWN
- the FUT9 gene encoding 4-galactosyl-N-acetylglucosaminide 3-alpha-L-fucosyltransferase 9 isoform X4; translation: MTSTSKGIFRPFFIIFIILGCFMAFILIYIKPTNSWISGPIESASSVLKMKNFFSSKTDNLNETTVLIWVWPFGQTFDLTSCQTMFNIPGCHLTIDRSLYNRSHAVLIHHRDISWDLANLPQQARPPFQKWIWMNLESPTHTPQKSGIEHLFNLTLTYRRDSDIQVPYGFMMVGTSSFTFEVPSKENLVCWVVSNWNPEHARVKYYNELSKYIEIHTYGQAFGDYVNDKNLIPTISTCKFYLSFENSIHKDYITEKLYNALLAGSVPVVLGPSRENYENYIPADSFIHVEDFLSPRELAEYLLMLDKNNKMYLSYFNWKKDFSVHLPRFWESHACLACDHVKRHQEYKSIGNLEKWFWN
- the FUT9 gene encoding 4-galactosyl-N-acetylglucosaminide 3-alpha-L-fucosyltransferase 9 isoform X2 — its product is MKLLYSRMHHRWKILSPQPQCSEQIMTSTSKGIFRPFFIIFIILGCFMAFILIYIKPTNSWISGPIESASSVLKMKNFFSSKTDNLNETTVLIWVWPFGQTFDLTSCQTMFNIPGCHLTIDRSLYNRSHAVLIHHRDISWDLANLPQQARPPFQKWIWMNLESPTHTPQKSGIEHLFNLTLTYRRDSDIQVPYGFMMVGTSSFTFEVPSKENLVCWVVSNWNPEHARVKYYNELSKYIEIHTYGQAFGDYVNDKNLIPTISTCKFYLSFENSIHKDYITEKLYNALLAGSVPVVLGPSRENYENYIPADSFIHVEDFLSPRELAEYLLMLDKNNKMYLSYFNWKKDFSVHLPRFWESHACLACDHVKRHQEYKSIGNLEKWFWN